A window from Nitrososphaerales archaeon encodes these proteins:
- a CDS encoding aminodeoxychorismate/anthranilate synthase component II, with product MIVLIIDNYDSFVYNLAQYFGELGAKPIVYRNDQITLERALKLKPDRIVISPGPGNPEKPRYFGICTQILQHMSIKIPTLGVCLGHQGIVHSFGGRVIRAKRVMHGKTSLIKHDGEGIFQGIKNPIQAIRYHSLVVDKNTLPECFKLTAIALDDGEIMGVRHKIYPIEGVQFHPESILTEQGKDILKNFLDGCG from the coding sequence ATGATAGTCCTTATCATCGATAATTACGATTCATTCGTTTACAATTTAGCTCAATATTTCGGAGAGTTAGGAGCGAAGCCCATCGTATACCGAAATGACCAGATAACTCTAGAAAGAGCTTTGAAACTTAAACCCGATAGAATTGTAATCTCTCCAGGCCCAGGCAATCCAGAGAAACCTCGTTACTTTGGTATTTGTACTCAAATTCTACAGCACATGAGTATCAAAATCCCGACTTTAGGGGTTTGCTTAGGCCATCAAGGTATCGTTCATTCGTTTGGTGGTAGAGTTATACGTGCTAAAAGAGTAATGCACGGTAAAACGAGCCTTATAAAGCATGATGGAGAAGGTATATTTCAAGGTATAAAGAACCCTATTCAGGCTATACGTTATCACTCACTCGTAGTCGATAAAAACACACTTCCTGAATGCTTTAAGTTGACTGCCATAGCACTCGATGATGGCGAAATTATGGGCGTTCGCCACAAAATATACCCAATCGAGGGTGTACAATTTCACCCAGAATCGATACTCACCGAACAAGGCAAGGATATTTTAAAGAACTTTCTCGACGGGTGTGGATAA
- the trpE gene encoding anthranilate synthase component I: MDIRPQIPSHIDSEIKLVKLDYEGSPLDLFTKFYEHFEYVYILESVEGPEKLAEYSFIGFDPRFVINVKEKRAEVYDMNKNECMKKVVSDPLPLVKSIVEKICTTQNNSIRFIGGAVGYISYDAIRYWEKLPKIANDDLKLPDLELAIYNDGIVFDHKTREVFYYYLDKSRLKEIECIVNGDRDFEALSHSELRTNIKKEDFENMVIKVKDYINFGDIFQVVLSRRYEFNFKGSLIPFYKVLRTINPSPYMYFLKMGSCQIVGSSPEMLVRVENGIIETFPIAGTKPRVKNDAKKDEALAQELIQDPKERAEHVMLVDLARNDIGRISEFGSVHVPEFMKVYKYSHVQHIVSHVVGRLRRGCSCYDVLRVVFPAGTVSGAPKVRAMEIIEECEPVRRGPYAGAVGYFSYNGNADFAITIRTLIAKGDKAYIQVGAGIVADSIPENEWLETEYKASALIKALQFASECNGYDSPYHR, translated from the coding sequence ATGGATATTCGACCACAAATACCGTCACATATAGATTCGGAGATAAAATTGGTCAAACTCGATTATGAAGGATCTCCACTAGACCTCTTCACAAAATTTTATGAACACTTTGAATATGTGTATATTCTAGAATCTGTAGAAGGTCCTGAGAAGCTAGCAGAGTATTCCTTCATAGGTTTTGACCCTCGATTTGTCATTAATGTGAAAGAAAAAAGGGCTGAAGTTTATGACATGAATAAAAATGAATGTATGAAGAAGGTCGTCAGTGATCCCTTGCCACTTGTGAAGAGTATCGTTGAGAAGATTTGTACCACCCAAAATAATTCTATTAGGTTTATAGGTGGTGCTGTAGGATACATCTCCTACGATGCGATCAGATATTGGGAGAAGTTACCAAAGATCGCTAACGATGACCTTAAACTTCCAGATCTAGAGCTAGCAATCTATAACGATGGTATAGTCTTCGATCATAAGACTCGAGAGGTCTTCTATTACTATCTCGATAAAAGCCGGCTGAAAGAAATCGAATGTATCGTTAATGGCGATCGTGATTTTGAAGCTCTTTCTCATTCGGAGTTAAGAACGAATATCAAGAAGGAAGATTTTGAGAATATGGTCATCAAAGTTAAAGATTATATAAATTTTGGCGATATATTTCAAGTTGTACTCTCAAGGCGTTATGAGTTCAATTTTAAAGGATCTCTCATTCCTTTTTATAAGGTGCTACGCACGATCAATCCATCTCCGTACATGTACTTTTTGAAGATGGGGAGTTGTCAGATCGTGGGCTCAAGCCCTGAGATGCTCGTTAGGGTTGAAAATGGTATTATTGAGACTTTTCCGATAGCGGGGACGAAGCCACGAGTTAAGAACGATGCGAAGAAGGACGAAGCATTGGCTCAAGAGTTGATTCAAGATCCAAAGGAGCGGGCTGAGCATGTGATGCTCGTAGACCTTGCTAGGAACGATATCGGTCGAATTTCGGAGTTCGGTTCGGTTCATGTACCAGAATTTATGAAGGTCTACAAGTACAGCCATGTTCAGCACATAGTTTCCCACGTTGTAGGAAGGCTCAGGCGGGGTTGTTCTTGCTACGACGTTTTGAGGGTTGTTTTTCCCGCTGGTACCGTTTCGGGTGCTCCGAAGGTGAGAGCTATGGAGATCATTGAAGAATGTGAGCCTGTGAGGAGGGGGCCCTACGCAGGGGCTGTGGGCTATTTTTCTTATAATGGTAATGCCGACTTTGCTATAACGATAAGAACGTTGATTGCGAAGGGCGATAAGGCTTACATTCAAGTCGGAGCTGGGATCGTTGCAGATTCGATACCTGAGAATGAATGGCTTGAAACAGAGTATAAAGCATCAGCCCTTATCAAAGCCCTCCAATTTGCATCTGAGTGTAATGGATATGATAGTCCTTATCATCGATAA
- a CDS encoding aspartate kinase: MGDIVVIKFGGSVLSNEKMIERAANAVKDGVEKGLRMVIVISALKGVTDSLINLAKKVNPNTPKDLMDEILSMGERTSARLFANALIAKGLDPVIVDPSLENWPIITDENFTDANPDYNETSNLVKEKLIPMLEAGKIPVVCGFLGKSKSGKITTLGRGGSDTTAILLGSCLDAKEVVLVKDVDTVFSSDPDLVENPIPITQLDAEEAYALTLGGAKFLHPKALAYKRANVRLRIASLTNGSLGGTVIDGGAIELKIERMNEPITMVTIIGSEASEPESIRLLVEEVKRAGGSLVAMSSEPKSIILYVAGGENVPNRLHNTMVTRGLGKALSAFGDLAMITVRGPAIETVPGMVQRVTQPLAREGINIFGVVTISSSIKLFIKREESDKVMSMLRSALMVVGA; the protein is encoded by the coding sequence ATGGGTGATATAGTAGTTATAAAATTCGGCGGCTCCGTACTTTCAAATGAAAAGATGATCGAGCGCGCTGCCAACGCTGTAAAGGATGGTGTAGAAAAGGGGCTCCGAATGGTGATCGTGATATCGGCATTAAAGGGTGTTACGGATAGTCTGATCAACCTGGCGAAGAAGGTGAATCCGAATACACCGAAGGATTTGATGGACGAGATCCTCTCGATGGGTGAGAGGACGAGTGCGAGGCTCTTTGCGAATGCGCTCATCGCCAAAGGTTTAGACCCTGTCATAGTGGATCCCAGCCTGGAGAACTGGCCCATAATCACCGATGAGAACTTTACAGATGCCAACCCAGATTATAATGAGACATCGAATCTGGTGAAGGAGAAGTTGATACCTATGCTGGAAGCTGGTAAGATACCCGTGGTCTGCGGATTCTTAGGAAAGAGCAAAAGTGGTAAGATTACTACTTTAGGTAGAGGTGGTAGTGACACTACAGCGATACTCTTAGGTAGTTGCTTGGATGCGAAAGAGGTCGTACTGGTGAAGGATGTAGATACGGTCTTTTCCAGCGATCCAGATCTGGTAGAGAACCCAATCCCTATTACTCAACTCGATGCAGAAGAAGCCTATGCCCTAACTCTAGGTGGGGCGAAGTTCCTCCATCCAAAAGCTCTGGCATACAAGCGTGCCAATGTGAGATTGAGGATAGCGAGTTTGACAAATGGTAGCCTTGGAGGTACCGTGATCGATGGTGGTGCCATCGAATTGAAGATCGAACGAATGAATGAACCGATCACCATGGTTACTATAATAGGCTCTGAAGCATCCGAACCTGAATCTATCCGCTTACTCGTAGAAGAAGTGAAGAGGGCGGGAGGGAGCTTGGTAGCGATGAGCTCTGAGCCCAAATCCATCATACTCTACGTAGCAGGTGGTGAAAATGTACCGAACCGATTGCACAATACGATGGTTACTAGAGGTCTGGGTAAGGCTTTAAGTGCCTTTGGAGATCTGGCGATGATTACTGTAAGGGGGCCAGCGATCGAAACGGTACCAGGGATGGTACAAAGAGTTACACAGCCTTTAGCAAGAGAGGGTATAAATATCTTCGGTGTCGTAACGATCAGTTCATCGATAAAACTTTTTATTAAGAGGGAGGAATCTGATAAGGTAATGTCGATGCTCAGATCTGCATTGATGGTGGTTGGAGCATGA
- the asd gene encoding aspartate-semialdehyde dehydrogenase, translating to MKTIDVAILGATGMVGQDYIHMLADHPYFRVKCVTGKESVGKRYGEAATWKGAQEIPPKYADLEVLPTDPKVVDADLVFSPLPTDIARTTEPLFAKAGFPLISDASAHRMEKDVPLIIPEVNPDHTALIKVQRKNRGWDGFIVTTPNCTTVGLALVLKPLYDKYSINKVIVTTMQAVSGAGFPGVPSLLIIENVIPYIKDEEEKVRIETLKLLGKFDGEKILDANLKIAASCNRVPTLDGHLESVYIESSDKIDVDDAIETLRSFRGEPQRLKLPTAPVQPIIVREEPDRPQPRLDRMAGSVAGMSVVVGRVRRGIDEHSLQLTLLSHNTIRGAAGTAILTAELLVAQGLV from the coding sequence ATGAAGACTATAGATGTTGCAATATTAGGAGCTACGGGGATGGTCGGGCAGGATTATATACATATGCTCGCCGATCATCCTTATTTCAGAGTGAAGTGTGTAACAGGGAAGGAGTCTGTCGGTAAGCGCTACGGTGAAGCTGCCACTTGGAAGGGAGCACAAGAAATCCCTCCAAAGTACGCCGATTTAGAAGTATTGCCGACCGATCCGAAGGTGGTCGATGCGGATCTGGTCTTTTCACCCCTCCCAACAGATATCGCCAGAACTACCGAGCCTCTATTCGCAAAGGCGGGCTTTCCATTGATAAGTGATGCGAGTGCACATAGAATGGAGAAGGATGTACCTTTGATAATACCGGAGGTGAATCCTGACCATACGGCATTGATCAAGGTTCAAAGGAAGAATAGAGGTTGGGATGGCTTTATAGTGACTACACCAAACTGTACCACAGTAGGGTTGGCCCTCGTATTAAAGCCACTTTACGATAAATACTCAATAAATAAAGTGATCGTTACTACTATGCAGGCGGTATCGGGAGCCGGATTCCCCGGAGTACCATCTCTATTGATCATAGAGAATGTAATTCCATATATTAAGGATGAGGAGGAGAAGGTTAGGATCGAGACATTAAAGCTCTTAGGCAAGTTCGATGGCGAGAAGATACTGGACGCGAACTTAAAGATCGCAGCATCCTGTAACCGTGTTCCTACACTCGATGGACATTTAGAAAGTGTGTACATCGAATCGTCAGATAAAATCGATGTGGATGATGCGATAGAGACTTTAAGATCCTTCCGAGGCGAGCCTCAAAGACTCAAGCTACCAACCGCACCTGTTCAACCTATAATAGTGAGAGAAGAACCCGATAGGCCTCAACCGAGGCTGGATCGAATGGCCGGTTCGGTAGCGGGTATGAGTGTAGTTGTGGGTAGGGTAAGGAGGGGTATCGATGAGCACTCTTTACAACTCACACTTCTTAGCCACAATACCATTCGAGGGGCGGCTGGGACCGCGATACTCACAGCCGAATTACTTGTAGCTCAAGGGTTAGTGTAA
- a CDS encoding 2-amino-3,7-dideoxy-D-threo-hept-6-ulosonate synthase, translating to MVSGKEVRINRITRNGRMLCIPMDHGVSIGPVKGLDEIHSTIEKIEKGGATAILIHKGIIRSLKKPVNCGLIMHLSGSTDLGPSPNRKMWVSSVEEAIRLGADAVSVHVNIGCEEEPEMLVKLGSVADECDAWNIPLIAMMYPRGSYIKDPRNPDIIAHVARVGAELGADIVKTPYTGDPESFKKVVKGCPVPVVIAGGPKAENDREVLEMAKGALEAGAIGVTFGRNVFQHRDPTAIVRALHLIVMENASVERAMKELENVSKV from the coding sequence ATGGTATCGGGTAAAGAAGTCCGCATCAATAGGATAACACGTAATGGCAGGATGCTTTGTATACCCATGGATCATGGGGTCAGTATAGGGCCGGTTAAGGGCCTCGATGAAATTCATAGTACCATCGAAAAGATAGAGAAGGGAGGCGCTACCGCCATACTTATCCATAAAGGTATTATTCGATCCTTAAAGAAGCCGGTAAATTGTGGTCTGATCATGCACCTCTCAGGAAGCACAGATCTAGGACCTTCCCCAAATCGAAAGATGTGGGTATCCTCTGTAGAAGAAGCGATAAGGCTCGGTGCCGATGCCGTTTCTGTCCATGTAAATATCGGTTGTGAAGAGGAGCCGGAGATGCTGGTAAAGTTGGGTAGCGTTGCTGATGAGTGTGATGCATGGAATATTCCACTCATAGCGATGATGTACCCACGTGGAAGTTATATCAAAGACCCTCGCAATCCCGATATCATCGCACATGTAGCGCGGGTGGGTGCCGAATTGGGTGCCGATATCGTTAAAACTCCTTATACTGGCGATCCAGAATCGTTTAAGAAGGTGGTGAAGGGCTGTCCAGTACCTGTGGTGATCGCAGGAGGTCCTAAGGCGGAGAACGATCGTGAAGTTTTAGAGATGGCGAAGGGTGCATTAGAAGCTGGTGCTATAGGTGTTACATTTGGAAGGAACGTATTTCAACATAGAGATCCTACAGCGATCGTAAGGGCTTTACATTTGATAGTCATGGAGAATGCATCTGTTGAGAGGGCAATGAAGGAGTTAGAGAATGTCTCGAAGGTCTAA
- a CDS encoding 3-dehydroquinate synthase II — translation MSRRSKEIIVQIDDNVEDPSTFIKSCINEGIRLFICDPRRVKVERPNLSFIHNSEFADIILIDRIEDIERARSLKKPFLFSIRIDSKEDVKVAIDVAKSGAYATLVETSDWRIIPLENLVAEFQKLQSKLYTRASDLNELKTLFGVLEKGVDGVVLVAKGIDEVKRARSVLSPLNTIELKLAKVIDVRDVGMGDRACIDTTSILSFGDGLLVGNRSNFFFLIHNESIGSEFTSPRPFRVNAGAIHSYVQLPDDKTKYLSEVESGDEVLIVNRDGSQKRVTVGRVKIERRPLILVKAECDGEVGSVIVQNAETIRFVGRDGKLLAVTSLKRGDEVLVHKSNKAGRHFGLSVEEFLLEK, via the coding sequence ATGTCTCGAAGGTCTAAAGAGATCATCGTTCAGATCGATGATAATGTTGAAGACCCTTCAACCTTTATCAAATCATGTATTAACGAAGGTATAAGGCTCTTCATATGTGATCCACGAAGGGTAAAGGTAGAGAGGCCGAATCTTTCATTTATTCATAATTCGGAGTTTGCGGATATAATCCTGATCGATAGGATTGAAGATATTGAAAGGGCAAGATCGTTAAAGAAACCTTTCCTATTTTCGATAAGGATCGATAGTAAAGAAGATGTGAAGGTTGCGATAGATGTAGCAAAGAGTGGTGCTTATGCAACGTTGGTCGAGACTAGTGATTGGAGGATCATACCATTAGAAAATTTAGTGGCCGAATTTCAAAAGCTTCAAAGTAAATTATACACACGAGCATCCGATCTTAACGAACTTAAGACCCTATTTGGAGTGTTGGAGAAGGGTGTGGATGGAGTAGTACTTGTAGCAAAGGGTATCGATGAGGTGAAAAGGGCAAGATCGGTCCTTTCACCACTCAACACTATCGAATTAAAGTTGGCCAAGGTTATCGATGTGAGAGATGTTGGCATGGGCGATAGAGCATGTATCGATACCACTTCTATACTCAGCTTCGGTGATGGTCTGCTCGTGGGTAATCGATCGAACTTCTTTTTCTTGATTCATAATGAATCGATAGGTTCGGAGTTTACATCACCGAGACCATTCCGGGTAAATGCAGGGGCGATTCACAGCTACGTTCAACTCCCCGATGATAAGACCAAGTATCTATCTGAAGTAGAGTCTGGTGATGAAGTACTCATCGTGAATCGAGATGGTTCACAGAAGAGGGTTACCGTGGGAAGGGTGAAGATTGAACGAAGGCCCCTCATACTCGTAAAGGCCGAGTGTGATGGTGAAGTCGGCTCTGTAATCGTACAAAATGCAGAGACGATCAGATTTGTAGGTCGTGATGGTAAACTTCTCGCCGTAACGAGCTTAAAAAGAGGGGATGAAGTTTTGGTCCATAAATCTAACAAAGCCGGTAGGCACTTCGGTCTGAGTGTAGAAGAGTTTCTGTTGGAGAAATGA
- the aroD gene encoding type I 3-dehydroquinate dehydratase, translating to MKAKSFRRPKICTTVFSRDLNSLKASILRALELGSDLVEIRFDFMDHIDTKMVHNSLNGFIDRCIFTMRCKDEGGYFDGDEKGRLKILWELSLLKPAYVDLELSSIKRKDEYSLHILNGNVDVIVSWHDFNRTPSTDELLHVLQEASLYSDYIKIVTMASNFSDNVKILSLYNRVREEKLIAFCMGEEGIISRILCPYLGSPFTYASLDTPIVAGQPKLNDLLDLYEILEN from the coding sequence ATGAAGGCCAAATCATTTAGAAGGCCCAAAATCTGTACGACGGTCTTCTCCAGAGATTTGAATAGTTTGAAAGCATCTATTTTGAGGGCCCTTGAGTTAGGGAGCGATCTGGTAGAGATAAGGTTCGATTTTATGGATCATATCGATACAAAGATGGTGCATAATTCTTTGAATGGGTTTATCGATAGGTGTATATTCACTATGCGTTGTAAGGATGAAGGGGGTTACTTCGATGGTGATGAGAAAGGGCGATTGAAGATTTTATGGGAGCTCAGCCTACTCAAACCCGCCTATGTAGATCTGGAGCTCTCGAGTATTAAACGGAAGGATGAGTATTCACTTCACATCCTCAATGGAAATGTGGATGTAATCGTCTCGTGGCACGACTTTAACAGGACTCCCTCCACAGATGAACTCTTACATGTACTTCAGGAGGCTAGTCTATATTCAGATTACATCAAGATAGTCACCATGGCATCGAACTTTTCTGATAATGTTAAAATTCTCTCACTCTACAATCGAGTAAGAGAAGAGAAGTTGATCGCCTTCTGTATGGGTGAAGAGGGTATCATTTCTAGAATTCTATGCCCATACCTAGGTAGCCCTTTTACGTACGCCAGCCTTGATACACCAATAGTAGCAGGACAGCCAAAACTTAACGATCTATTAGATTTATATGAGATACTCGAGAATTGA
- a CDS encoding shikimate dehydrogenase codes for MRYSRIDSSTRLICVIGDPIEHSLSPIMHNEAFKAKGLNYVYLAFNVKPEGLQRAIEGFKAINIRGFNVTIPHKVSIIPYIDSLDETALDAGAVNTVVNDDGKLIGYNTDVRGFIEPLRKRISNISNIRDMKVIIIGSGGAARACISALIREGCKDITILARTMSKAEALNDHIYKRTRVKCSILPLEYEKISGIISGADIIVNTTPIGMYPKVDESPLPPHMIKPSMIVYDIVYNPLKTKLIRDAESIGAATVLGYEMFVEQGAASFRLWTGVEPPKDIMVKVVMNELGGYKVER; via the coding sequence ATGAGATACTCGAGAATTGATTCATCGACACGCCTAATATGTGTTATAGGCGATCCTATCGAGCATTCTCTCTCACCGATCATGCATAATGAAGCATTTAAAGCGAAGGGCTTAAATTACGTCTACCTAGCCTTCAATGTAAAGCCAGAAGGCCTTCAAAGGGCCATCGAGGGTTTCAAGGCCATCAATATAAGAGGTTTCAATGTGACGATACCACACAAAGTCAGTATCATACCTTACATCGATTCACTCGATGAGACAGCTCTAGATGCAGGTGCGGTAAATACCGTCGTGAATGATGATGGGAAGCTTATAGGCTATAATACCGATGTGAGAGGTTTTATAGAGCCTTTAAGGAAGAGAATTTCAAATATTTCGAATATCCGAGATATGAAGGTGATCATCATCGGTTCGGGTGGTGCTGCGAGGGCCTGTATCTCTGCTCTGATCCGTGAAGGTTGTAAAGATATTACCATACTGGCAAGGACGATGAGCAAGGCTGAAGCACTCAACGATCATATTTATAAGAGGACACGTGTTAAATGCTCCATTCTACCATTGGAGTATGAGAAGATTTCTGGGATCATCAGTGGTGCGGATATCATTGTGAATACTACACCGATCGGTATGTACCCAAAGGTGGATGAAAGCCCCCTTCCTCCACATATGATAAAGCCGAGTATGATCGTATACGATATAGTTTACAATCCATTGAAGACGAAGCTCATTAGAGATGCCGAATCGATCGGTGCGGCTACAGTACTTGGTTATGAGATGTTTGTAGAGCAGGGTGCTGCTTCTTTTCGGTTGTGGACTGGTGTAGAACCTCCAAAGGATATAATGGTAAAAGTCGTGATGAATGAATTGGGAGGGTATAAGGTTGAGAGGTAA
- a CDS encoding shikimate kinase produces MNWEGIRLRGKGIAHGAISIVNAIASGKGGALGIRLKVEVDVELFEGRGISVKILDADGENPNLVKKCVEKVLQKFSINHLGARVITKSEIPIAKGLKSSSAISNATVLATCAALGKDLDDLDLIRLGVDASIEAGVSITGAFDDASASYFGGFVLTENYSRRIIKLEPSPEHLQVVIYVPEMKLYTKDVNRSNLEKLSHLVDEVFKLAEKGEYWKALTLNGLIYSAALGFSPQPAIDALMNGALAAGLSGKGPAIAAVCEEGTAEIVASSWSKLQGKVIKTTVNNSKAYGVRI; encoded by the coding sequence ATGAATTGGGAGGGTATAAGGTTGAGAGGTAAAGGCATAGCACATGGAGCGATTTCGATCGTGAATGCGATAGCATCGGGGAAGGGTGGGGCTTTAGGAATAAGGCTAAAGGTAGAGGTCGATGTCGAACTCTTTGAAGGCAGGGGAATCTCGGTAAAGATCTTAGATGCCGATGGTGAAAACCCAAATTTGGTCAAGAAATGTGTAGAGAAGGTCTTACAAAAATTTTCTATAAATCACCTCGGTGCTAGAGTAATTACAAAATCTGAGATCCCGATCGCAAAGGGTCTGAAGAGTTCAAGTGCTATATCGAATGCGACCGTCCTCGCTACATGTGCTGCGTTGGGTAAAGATCTCGATGATCTCGATTTAATAAGATTGGGTGTAGATGCTTCGATAGAAGCTGGAGTGAGTATCACGGGCGCTTTCGATGATGCGAGTGCTAGCTACTTTGGTGGTTTCGTCTTAACGGAGAATTATTCAAGGCGCATTATAAAGCTCGAACCATCCCCAGAGCATCTACAGGTAGTGATCTACGTCCCTGAAATGAAGCTCTATACGAAGGATGTGAATAGATCGAATCTGGAGAAGTTAAGCCATCTGGTCGATGAGGTCTTTAAGTTGGCTGAGAAGGGCGAATACTGGAAGGCCCTCACTTTAAATGGCCTTATTTATTCTGCTGCACTGGGCTTCTCCCCACAGCCTGCCATAGATGCATTGATGAATGGTGCTTTAGCAGCCGGTCTATCGGGCAAGGGTCCGGCGATCGCAGCCGTATGTGAAGAAGGTACTGCTGAAATCGTCGCTTCATCTTGGTCCAAGTTGCAGGGCAAAGTAATAAAAACTACGGTGAACAATAGTAAAGCGTACGGGGTTCGAATTTGA
- the aroA gene encoding 3-phosphoshikimate 1-carboxyvinyltransferase, which translates to MRVFRSELSGTIIAPPSKSYTHRALILSMLSDGRSVITNPLYSQDTCATINACKSLGAEIFEEGERVVVKGRSILNPPDDIINVENSGTTLRIITAVSSLTSSGYTVITGDASIRRRPMQPLLDALNQLGVECWSSRLNGLPPIIVKGGGMQGGYAEVRGDVSSQFISALLISSPKAKKETFIRVTGKRVSQPYVKATLEMIRRYGGRVIEEGDSYRIPPNQEYAPYDFRVPGDFSSISFILAAGALSGGRVVVEGLDFSLPQADMKIIDILKRMGANIDADEQRGYVVIEGGELIGGEFDLSDSPDLLPVVAILGLKAKGGVRVHSVAHARFKESDRIANLALELTKLGVNVKELPDGLIIEESRDLKFAILDAHGDHRLFMAFCIAGLTSQNGCIVDGAETVSVSYPNFIKDITSLNGRLEVIND; encoded by the coding sequence GTGCGAGTCTTTCGATCTGAGCTTTCAGGGACTATAATAGCACCACCGAGCAAGAGCTATACACATAGGGCTCTGATCCTCTCGATGCTTTCAGATGGCAGATCCGTAATCACCAACCCGCTCTACTCTCAAGATACCTGCGCCACCATCAATGCATGTAAAAGCCTCGGTGCAGAGATCTTCGAAGAAGGAGAAAGAGTGGTGGTAAAGGGTAGATCTATCCTTAATCCACCAGACGATATCATCAATGTAGAGAATTCGGGCACTACTTTGAGGATCATTACAGCCGTTTCTTCATTAACATCGAGTGGATATACGGTGATTACGGGTGATGCCAGCATTCGAAGGCGCCCGATGCAGCCACTTCTCGATGCGTTGAATCAACTGGGTGTGGAGTGCTGGTCTTCAAGGTTGAACGGCCTGCCACCTATCATAGTGAAGGGTGGTGGTATGCAGGGTGGTTATGCGGAGGTTAGGGGTGATGTATCATCCCAATTCATTTCGGCCCTTCTTATATCATCGCCGAAAGCGAAGAAAGAGACATTTATCAGGGTCACAGGTAAGCGCGTTTCACAACCTTACGTTAAAGCGACATTGGAGATGATCAGGCGTTACGGTGGTAGAGTCATCGAAGAGGGTGATAGTTATCGCATCCCACCAAATCAAGAATACGCTCCATACGACTTTAGAGTCCCGGGTGACTTTAGCTCCATCTCATTTATACTTGCTGCAGGTGCTCTCTCTGGTGGTAGAGTGGTCGTAGAGGGCCTCGATTTTTCACTACCACAGGCAGATATGAAGATCATCGATATTCTCAAGCGTATGGGTGCAAATATCGATGCTGATGAGCAACGTGGCTATGTGGTCATCGAAGGAGGGGAGCTTATAGGTGGAGAATTCGACCTCTCCGATTCACCCGACCTTCTGCCAGTAGTCGCGATCCTTGGATTGAAGGCAAAAGGTGGTGTGAGAGTGCATAGTGTAGCACATGCGAGGTTCAAAGAGAGTGATCGCATCGCCAACCTCGCCTTAGAGCTCACGAAGTTGGGTGTGAATGTGAAGGAGCTTCCCGATGGATTGATAATAGAAGAGAGTAGAGATTTGAAGTTTGCGATTCTCGATGCGCATGGAGACCATAGGTTATTTATGGCATTCTGCATCGCCGGTTTAACTTCACAGAATGGTTGTATAGTGGATGGTGCCGAGACTGTAAGTGTTTCCTACCCAAATTTTATTAAAGATATAACGTCATTAAATGGTAGGTTAGAGGTCATTAACGATTGA